The following are encoded together in the Malaya genurostris strain Urasoe2022 chromosome 3, Malgen_1.1, whole genome shotgun sequence genome:
- the LOC131434656 gene encoding UDP-glycosyltransferase UGT5-like, with protein sequence MKAFSFSTVVVASVCTLLAGFCVKSSGGSSILAVFPSTSKTNYLFGQVLFEALASRGHRVTVVSPFEVHYDSENIKQIKLNGMFAHLEDYGMNTNIFTKWDKSSFYGNNNMVYGTAAMADYTLGHEKVRDLLESNETFDLLILDQVLTDSLLGLALHYQIPAIVYSSTAANKFINEMVANPHNPAYNPIADLGYSDEMSFVQRLWNTLVSVSEQFNYKYLYLPAQEAVYQRHFARKNLPPLLDLIHNVSLVLVNSHPVINYPRPMVPSMIEIGGLHLRKFEESGLSEDVIDWVEAAKNGVILFSLGANTKSTDLPANVRKAFTAAFSQLSGTLILWKWENATLANQTSNIIIGPWMPQQELLAHPNVRLHITHGGLLGMMESVYYGKPILGLPLAGDQEILVDRAVRAGYGLKLNYQNISEELVLSSIKRILEDKSFRLNALKASSHFREHSVAPLTKAVYYIEYVLKKDGGAANLRTAALKLNFWERHLVDVVLGFIGICLVPVTLIATLIQVILRRTHRRKPTIPASSGKPVVGSGIATNKKSN encoded by the exons atgaaagcgttttcattctcgacgGTTGTAGTGGCATCAGTTTGTACGTTATTGGCAGGGTTTTGCGTCAAGTCCTCCGGCGGATCCTCGATTCTAGCAGTGTTTCCAAGCACCAGCAAAACCAATTATCTTTTCGGACAGGTACTGTTCGAGGCACTGGCTTCGCGTGGTCATCGG GTAACAGTGGTGAGTCCGTTCGAGGTTCACTATGACAGTGAAAACATCAAACAAATCAAACTGAACGGCATGTTTGCCCACCTCGAAG ATTACGGTATGAACACGAACATCTTCACCAAGTGGGACAAATCCAGCTTCTACGGGAACAACAACATGGTCTACGGGACGGCTGCGATGGCGGATTACACTCTCGGGCATGAAAAGGTGCGCGACTTGCTCGAGTCAAACGAAACATTTGATCTACTGATTCTGGATCAGGTGCTGACGGATAGTCTGCTGGG TTTGGCTTTGCACTATCAAATTCCAGCGATCGTGTACAGTTCGACCGCCGCAAACAAGTTCATCAACGAGATGGTGGCAAATCCACACAATCCGGCCTATAATCCCATCGCTGACCTCGGGTACTCGGATGAAATGTCCTTCGTTCAGCGTCTATGGAATACGCTGGTATCCGTTTCGGAGCAGTTCAACTACAAGTATCTGTATCTTCCGGCACAGGAAGCGGTTTACCAAAGGCACTTTGCTAGGAAAAATCTTCCCCCGTTGTTGGATCTGATCCACAATGTAAGCTTGGTGCTAGTCAACTCACATCCGGTGATTAACTATCCTCGCCCGATGGTACCTAGCATGATCGAAATCGGAGGCCTTCACCTGAGAAAGTTCGAAGAATCTGGCTTATCGGAG gACGTCATCGACTGGGTAGAGGCCGCCAAAAACGGTGTAATCCTGTTCAGCTTAGGAGCAAAcaccaaatctacggatttgccAGCCAACGTACGGAAAGCTTTTACGGCGGCATTTTCCCAACTGTCCGGAACGTTGATCCTGTGGAAGTGGGAGAATGCGACGCTGGCGAACCAAACAtccaacatcatcatcggtccgTGGATGCCGCAGCAGGAACTGTTGGCTCATCCAAACGTCAGACTGCACATCACCCACGGTGGATTGCTGGGAATGATGGAATCGGTGTACTACGGGAAGCCCATTCTTGGTCTGCCGTTGGCAGGTGACCAGGAAATTCTGGTAGACCGAGCTGTCCGGGCTGGTTACGGCCTAAAGCTGAACTATCAGAACATCAGCGAGGAGTTGGTTCTGAGTTCGATCAAACGAATATTGGAGGATAAATC ATTTCGACTGAACGCTCTGAAGGCTTCCTCACATTTTCGAGAACATTCCGTAGCCCCGTTGACGAAGGCCGTCTATTATATTGAGTATGTCCTGAAGAAAGACGGAGGAGCAGCGAATCTTCGGACGGCTGCTTTGAAACTAAACTTCTGGGAACGTCATTTGGTCGATGTCGTTCTGGGATTCATCGGAATTTGCCTGGTACCGGTGACATTGATTGCGACGTTGATTCAAGTGATTCTTCGGAGAACTCATCGCCGAAAGCCGACGATACCTGCTAGCAGTGGAAAACCGGTGGTCGGTAGTGGAATCGCAACGAACAAAAAATCCAATTAG